From Salarias fasciatus chromosome 12, fSalaFa1.1, whole genome shotgun sequence, the proteins below share one genomic window:
- the LOC115397819 gene encoding uncharacterized protein LOC115397819 gives MPITQIDVSLNEIEESQLRANGFRKDEVNLNKGAGGNKVHLWYKDECEGQALTRIQFSYTDDMAKGLSDAGYRKVNKNLNAGTSGANVFLWYYKGDTDADVAIKDLYVSTDAADEAQRVRFGWERLTCDLNHHAGGNWVYLWVEREVPVYIRDVTATSTWKSDVDLFQRGYTRMDDNTNKFVNGDRVYIWYLKTTDQQEAIKDLQVSTSDGEYNNIQQQGHDVVNMDLNKGTGRNQVFLWYKKDGNRPVKGMGLITQRAVKQYKEVGARIKETTQASSPCGSFTLYLYFHH, from the coding sequence ATGCCGATCACTCAGATTGACGTTTCCCTGAATGAAATTGAAGAGAGTCAGCTCCGTGCAAATGGCTTCAGAAAGGATGAAGTCAACCTGAACAAAGGAGCAGGAGGCAACAAAGTCCACCTCTGGTACAAAGATGAGTGTGAAGGCCAGGCTCTCACCAGGATTCAGTTTTCTTACACTGATGACATGGCAAAGGGCCTTTCTGATGCAGGGTACCGCAAGGTCAACAAGAACCTCAACGCTGGAACAAGCGGAGCCAACGTCTTCCTGTGGTACTACAAGGGTGACACAGATGCTGATGTTGCCATCAAAGACCTTTACGTCTCCACAGACGCCGCCGACGAAGCCCAGAGGGTTCGATTCGGCTGGGAGAGGCTGACCTGTGATCTGAACCATCACGCTGGAGGAAACTGGGTCTACCTGTGGGTGGAGAGAGAAGTCCCAGTCTACATCAGGGACGTCACTGCCACCTCCACCTGGAAGAGTGACGTTGACCTCTTTCAGAGAGGGTACACCAGGATGGACGACAACACCAACAAGTTTGTGAACGGGGACCGGGTCTACATCTGGTACCTCAAGACCACCGACCAGCAGGAAGCCATCAAGGATCTGCAGGTCTCCACCAGTGATGGCGAGTACAACAACATCCAACAACAAGGACACGACGTGGTCAACATGGATCTGAACAAGGGGACCGGAAGAAACCAGGTGTTCCTGTGGTACAAGAAGGATGGGAATCGCCCCGTAAAAGGCATGGGGCTGATCACTCAGCGAGCCGTCAAGCAGTACAAGGAGGTCGGGGCCCGCATCAAGGAGACCACTCAAGCCAGCAGCCCGTGTGGAAGTTTCACCTTGTACCTGTATTTCCACCACTGA
- the LOC115397820 gene encoding uncharacterized protein LOC115397820: protein MPITQIDVSLNEIEESQLRANGFRKDEVNLNKGAGGNKVHLWYKDECEGQALTRIQFSYTDDMAKGLSDAGYRKVNKNLNAGTSGANVFLWYYKGDTDADVAIKDLYVSTDAADEAQRVRFGWERLTCDLNHHAGGNWVYLWVEREVPVYIRDVTATSTWKSDVDLFQRGYTRMDDNTNKFVNGDRVYIWYLKTTDQQEAIKDLQVSTSDDEYNNIQQQGHDVVNMDLNKGTGRNQVFLWYKKDGNRPVKGMGLITQRAVKQYKEVGARIKETTQASSPCGSFTLYLYFHH from the coding sequence ATGCCGATCACTCAGATTGACGTTTCCCTGAATGAAATTGAAGAGAGTCAGCTCCGTGCAAATGGCTTCAGAAAGGATGAAGTCAACCTGAACAAAGGAGCAGGAGGCAACAAAGTCCACCTCTGGTACAAAGATGAGTGTGAAGGCCAGGCTCTCACCAGGATTCAGTTTTCTTACACTGATGACATGGCAAAGGGCCTTTCTGATGCAGGGTACCGCAAGGTCAACAAGAACCTCAACGCTGGAACAAGCGGAGCCAACGTCTTCCTGTGGTACTACAAGGGTGACACAGATGCTGATGTTGCCATCAAAGACCTTTACGTCTCCACAGACGCCGCCGACGAAGCCCAGAGGGTTCGATTCGGCTGGGAGAGGCTGACCTGTGATCTGAACCATCACGCTGGAGGAAACTGGGTCTACCTGTGGGTGGAGAGAGAAGTCCCAGTCTACATCAGGGACGTCACTGCCACCTCCACCTGGAAGAGTGACGTTGACCTCTTTCAGAGAGGTTACACCAGGATGGACGACAACACCAACAAGTTTGTGAACGGGGACCGGGTCTACATCTGGTACCTGAAGACCACCGACCAGCAGGAAGCCATCAAGGATCTGCAGGTCTCCACCAGTGATGACGAGTACAACAACATCCAACAACAAGGACACGACGTGGTCAACATGGATCTGAACAAGGGGACCGGAAGAAACCAGGTGTTCCTGTGGTACAAGAAGGATGGGAATCGCCCCGTAAAAGGCATGGGGCTGATCACCCAGCGAGCCGTCAAGCAGTACAAGGAGGTCGGGGCCCGCATCAAGGAGACCACTCAAGCCAGCAGCCCGTGTGGAAGTTTCACCTTGTACCTGTATTTCCACCACTGA
- the LOC115398775 gene encoding Golgi-associated plant pathogenesis-related protein 1-like isoform X2 produces MADLSFQEEFLESHNAYRAAHGAPPLTLSDSLTASAQRWADYLLQLGQMQHSNMGTGENIYCKWGSSSEALTGREAVDKWYSEIKDYDYRYPGFRYNTGHFTQVVWRSSTELGVGVATDGHRVFVVGQYLPPGNYSNRFEDNVRPKAECHYGHHQEDRYHLPSVAVTAATELMTPLCPEELKQQQEAGPTLTEVKSWLEDER; encoded by the exons ATGGCAG ACCTAAGTTTTCAGGAGGAGTTCCTCGAGAGCCACAACGCCTACAGGGCAGCACACGGCGCGCCGCCGCTTACCCTGAGCGACTCACTGACGGCCTCGGCTCAGAGGTGGGCCGACTACCTGTTGCAGCTGGGCCAGATGCAGCACAGCAACATGGGCACCGGAGAGAACATTTACTGCAAGTGGGGCTCCTCGTCTGAGGCTCTAACAG GGAGAGAAGCCGTGGACAAATGGTACAGCGAGATCAAGGACTACGACTATAGATATCCTGGATTCAGATACAACACCG GTCACTTCACTCAGGTGGTGTGGAGGTCCAGCACTGAGCTGGGCGTGGGCGTGGCCACCGATGGCCACAGGGTCTTTGTGGTGGGCCAGTACCTCCCACCTGGCAACTACAGCAACCGCTTTGAGGACAACGTTCGCCCAAAAG CAGAGTGCCATTACGGCCACCACCAGGAGGACAGATACCACTTGCCATCAGTGGCAGTCACTGCAGCCACCGAGCTCATGACTCCGCTGTGCCCAGAGGAgctaaaacagcagcaggaggccggCCCAACCCTGACGGAAGTAAAGAGCTGGTTGGAGGATGAACGGTGA
- the LOC115398775 gene encoding Golgi-associated plant pathogenesis-related protein 1-like isoform X1 — MADLSFQEEFLESHNAYRAAHGAPPLTLSDSLTASAQRWADYLLQLGQMQHSNMGTGENIYCKWGSSSEALTGREAVDKWYSEIKDYDYRYPGFRYNTGHFTQVVWRSSTELGVGVATDGHRVFVVGQYLPPGNYSNRFEDNVRPKGEELVGDQESAEENEEEQQDEEECDGEEECEDEEECEDEEECEDEEEYEDEEECEDEE, encoded by the exons ATGGCAG ACCTAAGTTTTCAGGAGGAGTTCCTCGAGAGCCACAACGCCTACAGGGCAGCACACGGCGCGCCGCCGCTTACCCTGAGCGACTCACTGACGGCCTCGGCTCAGAGGTGGGCCGACTACCTGTTGCAGCTGGGCCAGATGCAGCACAGCAACATGGGCACCGGAGAGAACATTTACTGCAAGTGGGGCTCCTCGTCTGAGGCTCTAACAG GGAGAGAAGCCGTGGACAAATGGTACAGCGAGATCAAGGACTACGACTATAGATATCCTGGATTCAGATACAACACCG GTCACTTCACTCAGGTGGTGTGGAGGTCCAGCACTGAGCTGGGCGTGGGCGTGGCCACCGATGGCCACAGGGTCTTTGTGGTGGGCCAGTACCTCCCACCTGGCAACTACAGCAACCGCTTTGAGGACAACGTTCGCCCAAAAG GAGAAGAACTGGTGGGTGATCAGGAGTCTGCTGAAGAGAATGAAGaggaacaacaagatgaagaggaATGTGATGGTGAAGAGGAatgtgaagatgaagaggaatgcgaagatgaagaggaatgtgaagatgaagaggaatatgaagatgaagaggaatgTGAAGATGAAGAGTAA